The sequence GCGACGGTCCCCCCCGCTCCGACGGACACGGAGGCGCCCGTTGCGCACGAGACGCTCGCCGAGCCTCTGGCGCCGCCGCCTCGCGAGGCCCCTCCTACGACGACGGGGGCACCGCCCGGCCCCCGCCGACACCTCACGCTCTCGGTCCTGCTGGTCTGAGCCGACAGCCCGCGCCTCTGGCGCAGCGCTTCCGCGCCCGACGCCCCGCCCTATGGCGTTGCGTCCCTACCGCTGTCCGTCGCCCGTCTCAGACCATGTCCCCCCTCGCCTCAGCGCGTTCGGCGCTGCTCGCCCTCCTGGCCCTCGTCGGTGCTCAGGCGCACGCCCAGGCACCCGACACCCTCCGCCTGGGCGCCGTCCTCGACGCGCTCTACGCTGAGAACCCCGTGCTCGCCGCCGAACGCCTGGACGCCCGCGCCCTCGCGCGCCGCGGCGACCAGGTCGCCACGCTCCCTGACCCCGTGGCGTCCGTCATGTTCGCGCCGTACCCGGTCCTGACCGCCCGAGGCACGCAGCGGTCGCAGTGGCGCGTGGAGCAGATGCTGCCGTGGCCGGGCACGCTCGGCCTCCGCCGCGACGCCGCCGATGCCCAGGCCGAGGTTGCCCGCTTGGGCGCCGACGCCACGGCCCTCGACCTCGCCCGCCGCGCGACGCGCGCCTACGCCGACCTCGTGCGGACGCAGGAGGCCGCGGCCGTCGTCCGCGCGTTCCAGGCCCGGCTCGACGCCTTCGCCGAGGCCGCCGCCGTTCGCTACGAGGTCGGCCGCGGGCCGCAGGGCGCCATCCTCCAGGTCCAGCTCGAGCGCCAGCGGCTCGGCGAGCGGCTCATCACGCTCGACCGTGAGCGCGACGCCGCCGTCCAGACGCTCGCCCGCGTCCTCGACCGGCCGGGCCTGACGGTCGAGGACCGCGTCGTCGCCGTCGTCCCGGCGCTCCCCGAGGCGGACGACATCGCCGCGCTGGCGGTGGCGACGCGCCCCGAAGTTTCGCGGGCTCAGGCGCAGATCGAGGCTGCCGAGGCCCAGGTCGCGCTCGCTGAGAAGGCGTTCTACCCCGCCATCGGATTCGGCGTCGTCTACACGGACGTCGCCCCAGCCGACGCGCCCCCCACGGCCACCGGCCGAGACGCCCTCGGCCTCATGGCCTCGGTCCGGATCCCGCTCGACCGGGCCTCCCGCCGCGCCGGGCTCGACGAAGCCCGCCTCCGCGAGGAGGCCGCCCGCGCCCGACTGGCGGCGACCGAGACGGCCGTCCAGACCGACGTCGCCGACGCCCTTTCCGACGCCCGCCGCGCGGCCGAAGCCGTCGCCCTCTACCGCGAGACGCTCGTGCCTCAGGCCGAGACGACCGTCGAGAGCGCGCTCGCGGGCTACACGACGGGCGCCCTCGACTTCCTCGCCTTCCTCGACGCCGAGCGCGCCCGGTTCTCCGTCGCCCTCGGCCTCGTCGACGCCCGCGCCCGGCTCCTCGACGCCGCCGCCGACCTCGCCCGCGCGCTCGGCACCACCGACCCGCTCCTCGGCCCCCCAGCCCGATGACGACCGAGACCCCCGACCCACGTACTCACGACGCGCCGCCGCCCCTCTCGCCAGAGGCCTTCGGCGAGGGCGGCGACCCGGCCGACGTCTACGCCGACGCGCCGCCGAGCCCCGAGCGACGCCGCCGTGCCCTCTGGGTCGGACTCGCCCTTCTGGCGTTCGTCGCCACCGTCGGCGTGACGTGGACCCTCGCGCGCGGGGGCAACGGCGACGCGGTCGCCGAGGCCCCGCCCGCAACAGCGCCTGCCGACGGCGGCACGGCGGACGGCGACGGCCCCGAGGGCGGCCTCGCGCAGTTCGACCTCAACGGCGACGGCGTCGTCTATCAGTCGGGGATGCACCCATGGGTGGTCCAGGACGAGCCGGGGCAGTGCCCCGTGTGCGGGATGGACCTCGAGCCCGTGCCCGTCTCCGGCGCCCCGGCCGGGACGGTCGAGATCGACCCGGTCACGCTCCAGAACATCGGCGTCCGCACGGCCGTCGTCCAGGAGCGCCAGCTTGAGCGGACCCTCCGCACGACGGGCACCTTCGAGGCGCAGGACGCCGGGCGCGAGACGGTCGCGCTCCGCGTCGGCGGGTTCGTGGAAAGACTCTACGTCGACACCGAAGGCCAGCAGGTCCGCCAGGGCCAACCGCTCCTGGAGATCTACAGCCCCGAGCTGGTCTCGACCCAGCAGGAGCTGCTCCTCGCCGTCCGCAACCGCGAGCTCTTGGGCGGCGGGGCCGGGGCCGACCGGCTCGTCGAGGCCGCTCGGACGCGGCTCCGTCTGTTCGGGCTGGGGGCAGGGCAGATCGCGGCCGTCGAGCGCTCGGGCACCATCGAGGAGCGGATCACGCTCTTCGCGCCCGCCTCCGGGACGGTCCAGAACAAGCGGATCGTCGAGGGGATGCAGGCGACGCCGGGGATGCCGCTCATGGACATCGTCGACTTCGGCGCGCTCTACCTCCAGGTCGACGTGCCCGAGCGCGACCTCGGGTGGGTGACGCGCGGCACGCGCGGCGTCGTGACGCTCGCGGCGTTCCCCGGCGAGGAGCTCCGGGGCCGCGTGGACTACGTCTATGACACGCTCGACTCCGCCACGCGGACGGGCACGGCGCGGATCACGCTCGCCAACGCGGCTGGCCTGCTCCGGCCGGGGATGTTCGCCACGGCGACCCTCTACGGCGACCTCGCGGAGGTCGGCCCGGTCGTACCGAGCGAGGCCGTCGTCCGCGACGGCGACGGGGCCGCCGTCATCCTCGCCCTCGGCGAGGGCCGCTTCCGGCCCCAGCCGGTCACGCTCGGCGGAGAGTCCGACGGGCTCGTCCGCGTCCTCGAGGGCGTGTCCGTCGGCGACCGCGTCGTCACGAGCGCCCAGTTCCTCATCGACTCCGAGGCCCGCCTGGCGGCCTCGCTCTGCGCGATGACCGGCGGTATGGGGACGGCGGACGCCGACGACTTCCCCACCGAGTGATGCGCGACTCCAGACCCCAGGACGGCGTCCTCGAACGCCTGATCGAGTGGAGCGCTGAGAACCGGCTGCTCGTCGGGCTGGTCACGCTCATGGTCGCCGGGCTCGGCGCGTGGGCCACGCTCACCACGCCCGTCGACGCGATCCCGGACCTCTCCGACGTCCAGGTTATCGTCCGGACGGAGTACGCCGGGCAGGGGCCGCAGATCGTCGAGGAGCA comes from Bacteroidota bacterium and encodes:
- a CDS encoding TolC family protein, with amino-acid sequence MSPLASARSALLALLALVGAQAHAQAPDTLRLGAVLDALYAENPVLAAERLDARALARRGDQVATLPDPVASVMFAPYPVLTARGTQRSQWRVEQMLPWPGTLGLRRDAADAQAEVARLGADATALDLARRATRAYADLVRTQEAAAVVRAFQARLDAFAEAAAVRYEVGRGPQGAILQVQLERQRLGERLITLDRERDAAVQTLARVLDRPGLTVEDRVVAVVPALPEADDIAALAVATRPEVSRAQAQIEAAEAQVALAEKAFYPAIGFGVVYTDVAPADAPPTATGRDALGLMASVRIPLDRASRRAGLDEARLREEAARARLAATETAVQTDVADALSDARRAAEAVALYRETLVPQAETTVESALAGYTTGALDFLAFLDAERARFSVALGLVDARARLLDAAADLARALGTTDPLLGPPAR
- a CDS encoding efflux RND transporter periplasmic adaptor subunit; translation: MTTETPDPRTHDAPPPLSPEAFGEGGDPADVYADAPPSPERRRRALWVGLALLAFVATVGVTWTLARGGNGDAVAEAPPATAPADGGTADGDGPEGGLAQFDLNGDGVVYQSGMHPWVVQDEPGQCPVCGMDLEPVPVSGAPAGTVEIDPVTLQNIGVRTAVVQERQLERTLRTTGTFEAQDAGRETVALRVGGFVERLYVDTEGQQVRQGQPLLEIYSPELVSTQQELLLAVRNRELLGGGAGADRLVEAARTRLRLFGLGAGQIAAVERSGTIEERITLFAPASGTVQNKRIVEGMQATPGMPLMDIVDFGALYLQVDVPERDLGWVTRGTRGVVTLAAFPGEELRGRVDYVYDTLDSATRTGTARITLANAAGLLRPGMFATATLYGDLAEVGPVVPSEAVVRDGDGAAVILALGEGRFRPQPVTLGGESDGLVRVLEGVSVGDRVVTSAQFLIDSEARLAASLCAMTGGMGTADADDFPTE